The Temnothorax longispinosus isolate EJ_2023e chromosome 7, Tlon_JGU_v1, whole genome shotgun sequence genome contains a region encoding:
- the LOC139816367 gene encoding trafficking protein particle complex subunit 5-like, protein MSSITISAIRPRTSILDKSLSKGKGEVSLSCFALLFSELVQYCQNRVYTVPELQNKLAEIGAEVGHRITDLLVVREKGGKREIKLLNVLLFVKSTVWKSLFGREADKLEHANDDERTYYIIEKESLVNKFVSVPKDKGSLNCASFVAGIVEAVLCDHGFPAKVTAHWHKGTTYMVKFDDAVIARDKQLEDR, encoded by the exons atgtCGAGCATCACGATATCGGCCATAAGACCACGGACCAGTATCCTTGACAAATCCTTGAGCAAGGGTAAGGGAGAGGTTAGCTTAAGCTGCTTTGCCCTCCTGTTCTCCGAATTGGTGCAATATTGTCAAAACAGAGTCTACACCGTTCCGGAGCTGCAGAATAA GTTGGCAGAGATCGGAGCAGAGGTTGGGCACAGGATAACAGATCTGCTCGTCGTACGAGAAAAGGGTGGCAAACGCGAGATAAAGCTGCTTAACGTGCTGCTGTTTGTCAAAAGTACGGTGTGGAAGTCCCTGTTCGGTCGAGAGGCCGATAAGCTGGAGCACGCCAACGACGACGAACGTACTTATTACATCATCGAGAAGGAGTCCCTGGTGAACAAATTCGTGTCGGTGCCCAAAGATAAGGGAAGCTTGAACTGCGCGTCCTTCGTCGCCGGTATTGTGGAGGCTGTACTTTGCGATCACGGCTTT CCCGCTAAGGTAACCGCGCACTGGCACAAAGGAACCACGTACATGGTGAAATTTGATGACGCCGTTATCGCCCGCGACAAGCAACTGGAGGATCggtaa
- the Nd-b15 gene encoding uncharacterized protein Nd-b15 — translation MSSKKIYDLTPEQREIALWKDARRKQLRELYLKQSGHPTKSLLFDTGIYRYASAKTSISMYFVPTVVGYITRVGFIAGLIIVTALGLKTRREDREHKYRTGQIPYEVRTHRFC, via the exons ATGTCGTCGAAGAAGATATACGATCTCACGCCGGAGCAACGCGAAATCGCGTTGTGGAAAGACGCGAGGCGGAAACAATTGCGCGAATTGTACTTGAAGCAGTCGGGACACCCGACCAAGAGCCTCCTC TTTGATACAGGAATATACAGATATGCCTCTGCGAAAACATCGATCAGCATGTACTTCGTGCCTACAGTGGTAGGATACATCACGCGAGTTGGATTCATCGCGGGTCTTATTATCGTAACTGCATTGGGATTAAAAACCAGAAGG GAAGATCGAGAACACAAGTATCGTACCGGGCAAATCCCTTATGAAGTCAGAACGCATAGATTCTgttaa
- the Ctsl1 gene encoding procathepsin L: MMKSVVALLLLAVLATGQAISFNKILDAEWFIFKTHHKKVYQSPIEEGYRMKIFLDNTRKIAEHNRKYEMKEVPYKLGMNKYGDMLHHEFVSTLNGFNKSVSAGIESVGASFISPANVELPREVDWRKHGAVTAVKDQGHCGSCWAFSTTGSLEGQHFRNTGVLVSLSEQNLVDCSGKYGNNGCNGGLMDQAFQYVRDNRGLDTEKSYPYEAENDKCRYNPRNSGAIDVGYVDIPQEDEEKLKAAVATVGPVSVAIDASHPSFQLYREGVYYDPDCSEESLDHGVLVVGYGTDSETGQDYWLVKNSWGETWGENGYIKMARNKNNHCGIATSASYPLV, from the exons ATGATGAAGAGCGTAGTGGCTTTGCTGTTACTGGCTGTCCTTGCCACGGGACAGGCCATATCCTTCAACAAGATTTTGGATGCAGAGTGGTttatttttaag ACGCATCATAAAAAGGTCTACCAATCTCCGATCGAGGAGGGATATAGAATGAAAATCTTCTTAGATAACACACGCAAGATCGCCGAACATAATCGCAAATATGAGATGAAGGAAGTTCCCTACAAACTGGGAATGAACAAATATGGAGATATG TTGCATCATGAATTTGTCAGTACTTTGAATGGTTTCAATAAGTCAGTGAGTGCTGGAATAGAGTCTGTGGGAGCATCGTTTATCTCGCCAGCTAACGTTGAATTGCCAAGAGAGGTCGATTGGAGGAAACATGGTGCTGTCACGGCAGTTAAGGATCAAGGACACTGTGGATCCTGCTGGGCATTCTCAACC ACTGGGTCTTTGGAAGGACAACATTTCAGAAATACTGGCGTTTTAGTGTCGCTAAGCGAACAAAACCTGGTCGACTGTTCTGGCAAATACGGCAACAATGGATGCAATGGTGGTTTGATGGATCAGGCATTCCAATATGTCAGAGACAACAGAGGCCTCGATACTGAGAAGAGTTACCCATATGAAGCGGAGAATGATAAGTGCAG ATACAATCCGAGAAACAGCGGCGCTATCGATGTCGGATACGTAGATATTCCACAAGAAGATGAGGAGAAGCTAAAGGCTGCGGTTGCCACCGTAGGCCCGGTCTCGGTCGCTATTGATGCCTCTCATCCTTCCTTCCAGCTTTATCGTGAAG GAGTGTATTATGATCCCGACTGCAGTGAAGAAAGTTTAGACCATGGCGTGCTGGTCGTCGGCTATGGTACGGACTCGGAGACCGGCCAAGATTATTGGCTGGTAAAGAACAGTTGGGGCGAAACATGGGGTGAAAACGGTTACATTAAGATGGCCAGAAACAAGAACAATCACTGCGGTATAGCAACCAGTGCCAGCTATCCACTCGTTTAA
- the Gmer gene encoding probable GDP-L-fucose synthase codes for MNVVLVTGGTGLVGRAIQNVIEHDKRENEKWIFVGSKDADLCDKESTRKLFDDHRPTHVIHLAAMVGGLFHNMSHNLDFLRNNIHMNDNVLHTAHEYGVTKIVSCLSTCIFPDKTSYPIDETMVHNGPPHPSNYGYSYAKRLIDIANRGYYDQHGRLYTSVIPCNVFGPHDNFHPSASHVIPGLMRRLYDLCKDGASTEDKVFTVLGSGKPLRQFIYSIDLAKLIIWVLREYDSVEPIILSVDEAQEKSIAQVAETLARTFNFKGKVVYDTSAADGQYKKTASNAKLRKYLPDFQFTPFEQAIKETVDWYIKNYDRARN; via the exons ATGAATGTTGTGCTTGTAACAGGCGGTACGGGGCTCGTTGGTAGAGCCATTCAAAATGTTATCGAGCACGACAAGAGGGAAAACGAAAAGTGGATATTTGTCGGATCCAAAGATGCAGACTTGTG CGATAAGGAGAGCACACGGAAGTTATTCGACGATCACAGACCGACACATGTCATTCATTTGGCTGCCATGGTCGGTGGTCTCTTCCACAACATGTCGCACAACTTAGACTTTCTG CGGAATAACATACATATGAATGACAATGTTCTGCACACTGCTCACGAGTATGGTGTCACGAAGATTGTTTCGTGCCTCTCCACTTGTATATTTCCCGATAAGACGTCTTATCCGATAGACGAAACTATG GTTCACAATGGACCGCCACATCCTTCGAATTATGGCTACAGCTATGCCAAGCGACTCATAGATATTGCTAATAGAGGCTACTACGATCAGCACGGTAGACTGTACACCAGTGTGATTCCTTGCAACGTATTCGGTCCGCACGACAATTTTCATCCTAGCGCCAGTCATGTAATACCTGGTTTAATGCGAAGACTTTACGACTTGTGCAAAGATG GAGCAAGTACAGAAGATAAAGTATTCACCGTATTGGGCTCTGGCAAACCCTTGAGGCAATTCATCTATAGCATAGACttagcaaaattaataatttgggTGCTACGAGAATATGATTCTGTGGAACCAATTATCTTGTCAG TGGATGAGGCGCAAGAAAAATCGATAGCCCAGGTGGCGGAGACGCTGGCGCGAACTTTCAACTTTAAGGGGAAGGTGGTATATGACACGTCGGCAGCGGATGGACAGTATAAGAAAACGGCAAGCAACGCGAAGCTACGAAAGTACCTACCCGATTTTCAGTTCACGCCTTTCGAACAAGCGATTAAAGAGACAGTTGATTGGTATATAAAGAACTATGATCGAGCGAGGAATTAA